The Spartinivicinus poritis DNA segment GCTGTATAGCGTTGAATGACCTGCATTGCCTACCACTAAATACTGTATATATTTACAGTAGTTTAACTGAAAGCCAGCCGCTCACAATCAGAAATTTCTATTGATGAAGTAATAGCTGATAGAGATACTAGTCTGCATGTGGTTCTGTAACAGGCTGAGAGTGTTTGAGAGAGTAGCCCTTGCACAGTTTCTCTTTTTTTATGCTTTCGAGGGCTGAGTGTGCCTTTTCGTAACAATCAAAGGTGTCTACCTTGATTGTCCCCTTGGTACCAATTCTTCC contains these protein-coding regions:
- a CDS encoding WGR domain-containing protein, encoding MIYLKLSDPETNTHKFYTLLIQKDLFGNWALLRQWGRIGTKGTIKVDTFDCYEKAHSALESIKKEKLCKGYSLKHSQPVTEPHAD